A genomic window from Camelina sativa cultivar DH55 chromosome 2, Cs, whole genome shotgun sequence includes:
- the LOC104752442 gene encoding uncharacterized protein LOC104752442, with the protein MDKDISEEMFCIHSRSKGESDDSVVAILKKQKKEIDEITKSLKEMSEVIKTLQDNSLTKADLEDILSKEKETPNKMVEPIVECCFEIGGAEGNNLDTIFVRGFDCSFPRDVIKSTLEKHFASCGKITRVFVPIECHTGSPLGFVT; encoded by the exons ATGGATAAAGATATTTCTGAAGAAATGTTCTGCATCCACAGCCGAT ctaaGGGAGAGTCTGATGATTCAGTGGTAGCAATTCTTAAGAAGCAAAAGAAG GAAATCGATGAAATTACTAAATCTTTGAAAGAGATGTCCGAAGTTATCAAAACCCTACAGGATAATTCACTGACAAAGGCTGATCTAGAGGATATATTATCGAAg gagaaAGAAACTCCAAATAAAATGGTGGAACCGATAGTCGAGTGCTGTTTTGAAATTGGAGGTGCCGAGGGAAACAATCTGGATACCATATTCGTTAGAGGATTTGATTGTTCCTTCCCCAGGGATGTTATCAAGAGCACACTGGAAAAACATTTCGCTTCATGTGGAAAGATCACAAGGGTTTTTGTTCCCATAGAGTGTCATACCGGTTCTCCCTTAGGGTTTGTGACTTAA
- the LOC104725437 gene encoding F-box/kelch-repeat protein At4g23580-like — protein sequence MNTGEELSLKKWRPPTIMMLPDDLILNCLARVSRLYYPTLSLVSKKFRSILTSTELYQTRTLLGRTENCLYVCLQSRNDYKTLRWFTLCLRPNSSKKVLVPIFYLDSPYTSRSNVAMLGSDIYVIGGDKNYSSNVMVIDCRSHTLREAPSTQVARVFPSACVVDEKVFVLGGRENLDSTNWLEVFDTKTQTWEFLQIPSKKLCSSFRYNSVGYEGTIYVRSNYLQDTYKLHKGRWRTADLAIDTGWTLASSYCVIENVFYRYKNMTIDWYDHKEKLWTTLKGLEKLPTCPRIRNGTLVDYGGKMVVLWEEYVYDKNHEYEKTIWCAEIAIERRQNGEIWGTINWFDVVFTTNEPYSLVHALATSTI from the coding sequence ATGAATACTGGAGAAGagttatctttaaaaaaatggcGACCACCAACAATTATGATGCTTCCGGATGATCTGATATTAAACTGTTTAGCCCGCGTCTCAAGATTATACTACCCAACTCTTTCCTTAGTTTCCAAGAAATTTCGTTCTATCCTCACTTCAACGGAGCTTTACCAAACCCGAACTCTTTTAGGCCGCACCGAGAACTGTCTCTACGTATGCTTACAAAGCCGTAACGACTATAAAACACTACGTTGGTTTACTCTTTGTCTGAGACCAAATAGCTCCAAAAAAGTATTGGTGCCGATCTTTTACCTTGATTCTCCCTATACATCAAGGTCAAATGTTGCAATGCTTGGTTCTGATATTTACGTCATTGGCGGAGATAAGAATTATTCGTCTAACGTCATGGTCATTGACTGTCGTTCTCACACATTGCGTGAGGCACCAAGCACGCAAGTGGCACGTGTGTTCCCATCTGCTTGCGTTGTCGATGAAAAAGTATTCGTACTTGGAGGCCGCGAAAATCTCGATTCAACGAATTGGTTAGAAGTTTTTGATACAAAAACCCAAACTTGGGAGTTTTTACAGATCCCTAGCAAAAAGTTATGTAGTAGCTTTAGGTACAATAGTGTTGGGTATGAAGGAACTATCTATGTGAGGTCCAACTACTTACAAGACACTTATAAACTGCACAAAGGTAGATGGAGAACAGCAGACTTAGCAATAGATACTGGATGGACTCTTGCATCATCTTATTGTGTGATAGAGAATGTGTTCTACCGTTACAAAAACATGACGATCGATTGGTATGATCACAAAGAAAAGTTATGGACAACTTTGAAAGGTTTGGAAAAATTGCCTACTTGTCCTCGTATTCGTAATGGTACATTGGTGGATTATGGAGGGAAAATGGTGGTTTTGTGGGAAGAGTATGTGTATGATAAGAACCACGAATACGAAAAGACAATTTGGTGTGCGGAAATTGCGATTGAAAGACGCCAAAACGGAGAGATTTGGGGGACGATAAACTGGTTTGACGTTGTCTTTACAACCAATGAGCCATATAGTTTAGTGCATGCTCTTGCTACTAGTACCATTTGA
- the LOC104725444 gene encoding pyruvate dehydrogenase E1 component subunit beta-1, mitochondrial: MLGILRQRAIDGGLAASTLRRTRSALVSARSYAAGAKEMTVRDALNSAIDEEMSADPKVFVMGEEVGQYQGAYKITKGLLEKYGPERVYDTPITEAGFTGIGVGAAYAGLKPVVEFMTFNFSMQAIDHIINSAAKSNYMSAGQINVPIVFRGPNGAAAGVGAQHSQCYAAWYASVPGLKVLAPYSAEDARGLLKAAIRDPDPVVFLENELLYGESFPISEEALDSSFCLPIGKAKIEREGKDVTIVTFSKMVGFALKAAEKLAEEGISAEVINLRSIRPLDRATINASVRKTSRLVTVEEGFPQHGVCAEICASVVEESFSYLDAPVERIAGADVPMPYAANLERLALPQVEDIVRAAKRACYRSK, encoded by the exons ATGTTGGGAATTTTGAGGCAAAGAGCCATCGATGGAGGCTTGGCTGCTTCG ACTCTTAGAAGGACGCGATCCGCATTGGTTTCTGCTAGGAGCTATGCAGCTGGTGCCAAAGAG ATGACAGTGAGAGATGCTCTAAATTCTGCTATTGATGAGGAAATGTCTGCAGATCCTAAAGTATTTGTCATGGGTGAAGAG gtTGGCCAATATCAGGGTGCATACAAG ATCACTAAAGGCCTTTTGGAGAAGTATGGTCCTGAGAGAGTATACGATACCCCTATTACCGAG GCTGGATTTACTGGAATTGGAGTTGGTGCCGCCTACGCTGGGTTAAAGCCTGTTGTCGAATTTATGACGTTCAACTTCTCTATGCAG GCAATTGATCATATCATCAATTCTGCTGCAAAGTCAAATTACATGTCTGCTGGACAGATAAATGTACCCATTGTCTTTAGAGGACCCAATGGTGCAGCTGCTGGTGTTGGAGCTCAACATTCTCAG TGTTATGCAGCATGGTACGCCTCAGTTCCTGGTTTGAAAGTTCTCGCTCCGTATTCAGCTGAAGATGCTCGTGGTCTTCTTAAAGCTGCCATTAGAGACCCTGACCCTGTTGTCTTCCTTGAAAACGAGTTACT ATATGGTGAATCATTCCCTATTTCAGAAGAAGCACTTGATTCAAGTTTCTGTCTTCCCATAGGCAAAGCCAAG ATTGAACGAGAAGGAAAGGATGTAACGATAGTAACTTTCTCGAAGATGGTCGGTTTTGCTCTCAAG GCCGCTGAGAAGCTCGCAGAAGAGGGAATAAGCGCTGAG gTAATAAATCTTCGATCAATCCGTCCGCTTGACAGAGCCACCATCAATGCTTCAGTGAGGAAAACAAGTAGATTGGTAACAGTTGAAGAAGGTTTCCCTCAACATGGAGTCTGTGCAGAAATCTG TGCGTCGGTTGTAGAAGAGAGCTTTTCATACTTGGATGCACCAGTGGAGAGGATTGCAGGAGCTGATGTTCCAATGCCTTATGCAGCTAACCTAGAGAGATTGGCTCTTCCTCAG GTAGAGGATATCGTTCGAGCAGCAAAGAGAGCTTGTTACAGATCGAAATAA
- the LOC109124644 gene encoding probable serine/threonine-protein kinase At1g54610, whose translation MGCVLCKESTGDNKRNRTNNNNNPDEPPPVDLRKTTEDDLPFSSASTTTTAVSVVEIEDKKKKKDLSSIQIQPARTWHTGDFSAGSSRRPGMSLRSTPEGWPPWLIAACGDSIKDLTPRRATSYEKLEKIGQGTYSNVYKAKDLLTGKIVALKKVRFDNLEAESVKFMAREILVLRRLDHPNVIKLQGLVTSRVSCSLYLAFEYMDHDLSGLAATQGFKFDLPQVKCFMNQLLSGLEHCHSRGVLHRDIKGSNLLIDNDGILKIADFGLATFYDPKQKQTMTSRVVTLWYRPPELLLGATNYGTGVDLWSAGCILAELLAGKPVMPGRTEVEQLHKIFKLCGSPSESYWKKYKLPNATLFKPQHPYKRCVAEAFNGFPPSSVHLVETLLAIDPADRGTSTSALTSEFFTSEPLPCDPSSLPKYPPSKELNVKLRDEEARRQKGLAGKGSGIDGARRIRYRGDRTGRAVPAPEANAESQSNLDRWRAISQTNGKSKSEKFPPPHQDGAVGHPMEDQSKKRSVFGGKPETSLGLSRSYKSGEGTSMRKISNKDGARGASSRKYIWGLKPPPALGLSMDLLFRSRSEVFGIRR comes from the exons ATGGGATGCGTTTTATGCAAGGAATCCACCGGAGACAACAAACGTAATCGTACcaacaataataacaatccCGATGAACCTCCTCCGGTAGACCTCCGTAAGACGACGGAGGATGATTTGcctttttcttctgcttcaacCACAACCACCGCCGTTTCTGTAGTGGAAATcgaagataagaagaagaaaaaggatttGTCTTCGATTCAGATTCAGCCGGCGAGAACATGGCACACCGGCGATTTCTCCGCCGGCTCTTCTCGTCGTCCGGGTATGAGTCTCCGTTCGACTCCAGAAGGATGGCCTCCGTGGCTTATTGCTGCTTGCGGCGATTCAATCAAAGACTTAACACCTCGTCGAGCTACCTCTTACGAAAAGCTCGAGAAG atTGGGCAAGGAACGTATAGTAATGTGTACAAGGCGAAAGATCTATTGACTGGGAAGATTGTAGCTTTGAAGAAAGTTAGGTTTGATAATTTGGAAGCTGAGAGTGTTAAGTTTATGGCTAGAGAGATTCTTGTTCTGAGACGGCTTGATCATCCTAATGTTATTAAGCTTCAAGGTTTGGTTACTTCCCGGGTTTCTTGTAGTCTCTACCTTGCTTTTGAGTATATGGATCATGATCTCTCTGGTCTTGCTGCTACTCAAGGTTTCAAGTTTGATCTTCCTCAG GTCAAATGCTTTATGAATCAGCTACTATCTGGATTGGAGCATTGCCATAGTCGAGGAGTCTTACATCGAGATATCAAAGGTTCTAATCTTCTTATAGATAATGATGGGATACTCAAGATTGCTGATTTTGGGTTGGCTACGTTTTATGACCCGAAGCAAAAGCAAACTATGACTAGTCGTGTTGTCACGCTCTGGTACCGTCCTCCTGAGCTTCTTCTTGGAGCTACCAACTATGGAACTGGTGTTGATCTTTGGAGTGCCGGTTGTATTTTGGCAGAGTTACTTGCTGGCAAGCCCGTTATGCCAGGAAGAACTGAG GTCGAACAACTTCATAAGATATTCAAATTATGTGGCTCCCCTTCAGAATCGTACTGGAAGAAGTACAAACTGCCAAACGCAACTCTTTTTAAGCCGCAACATCCGTACAAACGCTGTGTGGCTGAAGCCTTTAATGGTTTCCCTCCATCCTCTGTGCATCTAGTCGAGACACTTCTCGCTATAGACCCTGCTGATCGAGGAACTTCTACCTCGGCCTTGACTAGTGAA TTTTTTACTTCTGAACCGTTACCTTGTGATCCTTCAAGTTTACCAAAGTATCCACCTTCCAAAGAACTGAATGTAAAGCTGAGAGACGAAGAGGCAAGAAG GCAAAAGGGTCTTGCTGGAAAAGGTAGTGGTATTGATGGAGCCAGAAGAATAAGGTATCGTGGGGATCGCACTGGGCGAGCTGTTCCAGCCCCAGAAGCTAATGCCGAGAGCCAATCAAACTTAGAT AGATGGAGAGCAATATCACAAACAAATGGAAAGAGCAAGAGTGAGAAGTTTCCGCCTCCTCACCAGGACGGTGCAGTTGGGCACCCAATGGAAGATCAGTCAAAGAAAAGATCAGTATTTGGTGGAAAGCCTGAGACTTCTTTGGGGTTATCGAGATCATACAAGTCCGGGGAAGGGACATCAATGAGAAAGATATCAAACAAAGACGGTGCTCGTGGGGCTTCTTCTAGAAAGTACATATGGGGACTTAAACCTCCTCCAGCGCTCGGGCTATCGATGGACTTACTTTTCAGGAGCAGATCAGAAGTTTTTGGGATCCGGAGATAG
- the LOC104725466 gene encoding ubiquitin-conjugating enzyme E2 27 translates to MIDFSRVQKELQDCSRDNDSSGIRVSPKADNLTRLTGTIPGPIGTPYEGGTFQIDITMPEGYPFEPPKMQFSTRVWHPNISSQSGAICLDILKDQWSPALTLKTALVSVQALLSAPEPKDPQDAVVAEQYIKNYQVFVSTARYWTETFAKNSSLEEKVKKLVEMGFGDAQVRSAIESSGGDENLALEKLCSG, encoded by the exons ATGATCGATTTCAGTCGAGTCCAGAAAGAGCTTCAAGATTGTAGCAGAGACAACGACTCTTCGGGTATCCGGGTCAGCCCGAAAGCCGATAATCTCACCCGACTCACCGGAACCATCCCTGGTCCTATCGGTACTCCTTACGAAGGTGGAACTTTTCAGATCGATATCACCATGCCAG AAGGGTATCCATTTGAGCCTCCAAAGATGCAGTTTTCAACCAGAGTTTG GCACCCAAATATTAGTAGCCAAAGCGGTGCTATATGCTTGGATATCTTGAAAGACCAGTGGAGTCCAGCTCTTACTCTGAAGACAGCTCTTGTTTCAGTTCAGGCATTACTCTCTGCACCTGAGCCCAAAGACCCTCAAGATGCTGTTGTAGCTGAACAG TATATCAAGAACTATCAAGTATTTGTATCAACAGCTCGCTACTGGACTGAGACTTTCGCCAAGAACTCTTCTCTAGAGGAAAAA GTCAAGAAACTTGTGGAGATGGGTTTTGGAGATGCTCAGGTTAGGAGTGCTATTGAATCAAGTGGTGGTGATGAGAATCTGGCGCTAGAAAAGCTCTGTTCTGGGTAG